Proteins encoded by one window of Erythrobacter sp.:
- a CDS encoding cytochrome b/b6 domain-containing protein, with translation MNDAAKPRKRHALSTRLWHWINAVSIIILFMSGLNISNAHRYLYWGDWGFAPEQAWLAVPRFPGWMTIPNYYSLAGARDWHVLFALVFGFSLLAFMIAALLNGHMVRDLFARARAWKPSNVWHDVKQHLRFNFEHGDGKYNILQKIAYAGVVFVLLPLMIFTGMVMSPGMEAAWPWLTDIFGGRQSARSLHFIAAWLLFGFFVVHVALVLLSGPFGQVRDMITGGKEP, from the coding sequence ATGAACGATGCGGCCAAACCGAGAAAGCGGCACGCGCTCAGCACCCGGCTGTGGCACTGGATCAACGCCGTCAGCATCATCATCCTGTTCATGAGTGGGCTGAATATCTCGAACGCCCACCGCTATCTCTACTGGGGCGACTGGGGCTTCGCGCCCGAACAGGCGTGGCTGGCGGTGCCGCGATTCCCCGGCTGGATGACGATCCCCAATTACTACAGTCTGGCGGGAGCGCGTGACTGGCACGTGCTGTTCGCGCTGGTTTTCGGCTTCAGCCTGCTCGCTTTCATGATCGCGGCGCTGCTCAACGGGCACATGGTCCGCGACCTGTTCGCCCGCGCGCGCGCATGGAAGCCGTCTAACGTGTGGCACGATGTGAAGCAGCACCTGCGCTTCAATTTTGAGCACGGTGACGGCAAGTACAACATCCTCCAGAAGATCGCCTATGCGGGCGTGGTGTTCGTGCTGCTGCCGCTGATGATCTTCACCGGAATGGTGATGAGCCCCGGCATGGAAGCCGCCTGGCCGTGGCTGACCGACATTTTCGGCGGTCGGCAAAGCGCCCGCTCGCTGCACTTCATTGCCGCCTGGTTGCTGTTCGGCTTCTTCGTGGTTCATGTAGCGCTGGTGCTGTTGTCCGGCCCCTTCGGGCAGGTGCGGGACATGATTACCGGGGGGAAAGAGCCATGA
- a CDS encoding MATE family efflux transporter — MLGQASVPLVGIVDTAVIGRTGDAVALAGVALGAVIANLVFWSFGFLRMGMTGLTAQANGAEDRSEVEALLLRALGIGMALGLLILALSVPLGQLAFALLSGSEAVTGEASGYLQGRFYGAPAALAVYAINGWLLGLGRTREALAIQIVMNMANVALDVWFVWGLDMGAYGVGLGTACAEWIALGLGLVVAGRVAGPNMLALARRTPRKLLLDRARLLQLFAVNRDIMIRTVALLILFTWFANAGARMGAETLAANHVLLQFVSVAAFILDAFAFTAEERVGQAWGAHDRQRFLRAIRLTGEFALASSIVFALAFWLVGGAVIDLLTTDPQVRQTARKFLPFAALVPLVGMPSWMLDGVFIGATQGRALRNAGVAATLLYIALDLALRSFGNWGVWIAITASYLLRAGGLALYFPGLLRQVSRPIAGSARRC; from the coding sequence ATGCTCGGGCAGGCATCGGTGCCGCTGGTGGGGATTGTCGATACCGCCGTGATCGGGCGCACGGGGGATGCAGTGGCGCTGGCAGGGGTGGCGCTGGGCGCGGTGATCGCCAATCTGGTGTTCTGGAGCTTCGGCTTCCTGCGCATGGGGATGACGGGGCTGACCGCGCAGGCCAACGGCGCGGAGGACCGGAGCGAGGTCGAGGCGCTGCTGCTGCGCGCACTGGGCATCGGCATGGCACTCGGTCTGTTGATCCTGGCGCTGAGCGTGCCGCTCGGCCAGCTCGCCTTTGCCCTCTTGTCCGGATCGGAGGCTGTAACGGGCGAGGCATCCGGATACCTGCAGGGCCGCTTCTACGGCGCGCCAGCCGCGCTGGCGGTCTATGCCATCAACGGCTGGCTGCTCGGCCTGGGCCGCACGCGCGAAGCGCTGGCGATCCAGATCGTGATGAACATGGCCAATGTTGCCCTCGATGTCTGGTTTGTCTGGGGGCTGGATATGGGTGCCTATGGCGTCGGCCTGGGCACTGCCTGCGCGGAATGGATTGCGCTGGGGCTGGGGCTGGTCGTGGCCGGACGGGTAGCGGGTCCGAATATGCTCGCCCTCGCCCGCCGCACCCCGCGCAAGCTGCTGCTGGACCGGGCGCGGCTGTTGCAGCTGTTCGCCGTCAACCGCGACATCATGATCCGCACCGTGGCGCTGCTGATCCTGTTCACCTGGTTCGCCAATGCCGGGGCAAGGATGGGGGCGGAAACACTGGCGGCCAACCATGTGCTGCTGCAATTCGTCAGCGTGGCGGCCTTCATCCTCGATGCCTTCGCCTTCACCGCCGAAGAGCGCGTCGGGCAAGCCTGGGGCGCGCATGACCGCCAGCGATTCCTGCGCGCGATCCGCCTGACTGGCGAATTCGCGCTGGCCAGCAGTATTGTGTTCGCGCTCGCCTTCTGGCTGGTGGGCGGCGCGGTGATAGACCTGCTGACCACCGATCCGCAGGTGCGACAAACGGCGCGCAAGTTCCTGCCTTTCGCCGCGCTGGTGCCGCTGGTGGGAATGCCAAGCTGGATGCTCGACGGGGTGTTCATCGGCGCCACGCAAGGCCGCGCGCTGCGCAACGCGGGCGTTGCCGCGACGTTGCTCTATATTGCGCTCGATCTCGCACTGCGGTCGTTCGGCAACTGGGGCGTATGGATCGCGATCACCGCCAGCTACCTGTTGCGCGCAGGTGGGCTGGCGTTGTATTTCCCCGGCCTGTTGCGCCAGGTGTCGCGCCCGATTGCGGGAAGCGCCCGGCGCTGCTAA
- a CDS encoding OmpA family protein yields the protein MKNFLLGALAMLVLLAGGYSISMMLIPGEEASASVAGDDPPKDTRVAAMVRTNGNGGTLVFIGGENAVAKTLEAAEEAEASANAATPPATTDSDPRPAPAVTATATAAPGDPPPPRGVCISGPYTVYFDSDSSSVNASAAETLNRVAQHYRLNCQGASVSLAGHTDEGSGRRQAVRLSERMAASVAQYLGSRGVPSGSISSEAFGRSQLRVATDEDASDPQNRRVEITFGR from the coding sequence ATGAAGAATTTCCTGTTGGGTGCTTTGGCGATGCTGGTCCTGCTCGCAGGCGGCTATTCCATCTCCATGATGTTGATTCCGGGCGAGGAGGCCAGTGCTTCCGTCGCGGGCGACGATCCGCCCAAGGACACGCGGGTGGCCGCCATGGTCAGGACCAATGGCAATGGCGGGACGCTGGTGTTTATCGGGGGCGAGAACGCGGTGGCGAAGACACTGGAAGCAGCGGAAGAAGCGGAAGCTTCTGCGAATGCCGCGACGCCCCCAGCAACCACCGACTCCGATCCCCGGCCTGCTCCCGCCGTTACCGCCACAGCTACTGCCGCCCCGGGAGATCCCCCGCCACCACGCGGGGTTTGCATAAGCGGGCCATATACCGTGTACTTCGATTCCGACAGTTCCAGCGTCAACGCCAGTGCTGCCGAAACGCTCAACCGGGTCGCGCAGCATTATCGGCTCAATTGCCAGGGAGCCAGTGTCTCGCTGGCGGGCCACACCGACGAGGGTAGTGGCCGTCGCCAGGCTGTTCGCCTGTCAGAACGGATGGCGGCCAGCGTGGCGCAGTATCTGGGTTCGCGCGGGGTTCCGAGTGGCTCGATTTCAAGCGAGGCTTTCGGTCGGTCGCAGCTTCGGGTGGCGACAGACGAAGACGCGAGTGACCCGCAGAACCGGCGGGTAGAGATTACTTTCGGTCGCTGA
- a CDS encoding class I SAM-dependent methyltransferase yields the protein MWLLDKFLQKAIKRGRLVITDYDGKVYEYGPGVDPTLHGMDRGPIKVRLTDKKAANHIARYPQCGAGEAFMWGWLVVEEPHDIRDMILYVTQNAKKLGDTPLKPRGAIRTAIQKSIAKADSINLPGKARKNAEHTYNLTRRLYELFLDEGRQYTMGYHRDLNDSLEKAQLDKKAHIAAKLNITPENGPSMRVLDIGCGWGGLALYLHRTYGCEVLGVALAPDQIAFCKERAAEAGVSDKVKFALMDYREVEGKFDRITSVGLLEHVGTPHYPQFFEHTNRLLKKDGVMFSHCCGRAGRPGFTDAWTRKYIFPGGYIPALSELVTQSEQYGWQVMDVEAMRFHYCYTLEEWYNRTVMHKDEIVEMYDEVFYRMWLFYLAGAEQSFRNGNMINWQILYVKDRTAIPMTRDYMYEESARLRGLEEPPAWHLDPALKEAAE from the coding sequence ATGTGGCTGCTCGACAAATTCCTGCAAAAAGCAATCAAGCGCGGCCGGCTGGTCATCACCGATTACGATGGGAAGGTTTACGAATACGGCCCCGGCGTCGATCCGACGCTGCACGGGATGGATCGCGGGCCGATCAAGGTCCGCCTGACGGACAAGAAGGCCGCCAACCACATCGCTCGCTATCCGCAGTGCGGGGCGGGCGAAGCCTTCATGTGGGGCTGGCTGGTTGTTGAAGAGCCGCACGATATCCGCGACATGATCCTCTATGTCACCCAGAACGCCAAGAAGCTGGGCGACACGCCGCTCAAGCCGCGCGGGGCGATCCGCACCGCGATACAGAAGTCGATCGCCAAGGCCGACAGCATCAACCTGCCGGGCAAGGCGCGCAAGAATGCCGAGCATACCTACAACCTGACCCGGCGGCTCTACGAGCTTTTCCTCGACGAAGGCCGGCAATACACGATGGGGTACCACCGCGATCTGAACGACAGCCTGGAAAAAGCCCAGCTCGACAAGAAGGCGCATATCGCCGCCAAGCTCAACATCACGCCCGAAAACGGCCCCTCCATGCGCGTGCTGGATATCGGCTGCGGCTGGGGTGGCCTCGCGCTCTATCTGCACCGCACCTATGGTTGCGAGGTGCTCGGCGTGGCGCTGGCGCCAGACCAGATCGCCTTCTGCAAGGAACGCGCTGCGGAAGCCGGGGTGTCCGACAAGGTCAAGTTCGCGCTGATGGATTACCGCGAGGTCGAGGGCAAATTCGACCGGATCACCAGTGTCGGACTGCTGGAACATGTCGGCACGCCGCACTATCCGCAATTCTTCGAGCACACCAATCGGCTGCTGAAGAAGGACGGGGTGATGTTCAGCCACTGCTGCGGTCGTGCAGGGCGTCCGGGCTTCACCGACGCCTGGACCCGCAAGTATATCTTCCCCGGCGGTTACATCCCCGCGCTGTCGGAACTGGTCACGCAGAGCGAGCAGTATGGCTGGCAGGTGATGGACGTGGAGGCGATGCGCTTCCACTACTGCTACACACTGGAAGAATGGTACAACCGCACCGTCATGCACAAGGACGAGATCGTCGAGATGTACGACGAGGTGTTCTACCGCATGTGGCTGTTCTACCTGGCGGGCGCGGAACAGAGCTTCCGCAACGGCAATATGATCAACTGGCAGATTCTCTACGTGAAGGATCGCACCGCAATTCCCATGACCCGCGATTACATGTATGAAGAGTCGGCGCGGCTGCGCGGGCTGGAGGAGCCGCCCGCGTGGCATCTCGATCCGGCGCTGAAGGAGGCGGCTGAATGA
- a CDS encoding SDR family oxidoreductase, whose product MRKSVLVTGGAKRVGKAICQRFADAGWHVVIHANRSTEAAQELADTLPDAEVVQCDLADTRAAEALVRELAAQLEDWRCLINNASVFELDHVTALDPAANARAMTINAATPALMAQAYLAHARSRKGRRVVQVTDQKLANLNPDFFSYTMSKAAAEVAARMLGMACAGEDRVYTLAPGAILPSHDQTEDEAERSHRLNLLQRRTNVTEIAEAALFLAEGPLASGQSVFVDSGQHLLRQDRDVIYLERGGSSG is encoded by the coding sequence ATGCGCAAGTCTGTCCTCGTCACCGGCGGTGCGAAACGTGTGGGCAAGGCGATCTGCCAGCGGTTTGCGGATGCCGGCTGGCACGTGGTGATCCACGCCAATCGCTCGACCGAAGCGGCGCAGGAGCTGGCGGACACCCTCCCCGATGCCGAAGTGGTGCAGTGCGACCTGGCCGATACACGCGCAGCCGAAGCGCTGGTGCGGGAACTCGCCGCCCAGTTGGAGGACTGGCGCTGTCTCATCAACAATGCCTCGGTGTTCGAACTCGACCATGTAACCGCGCTCGATCCGGCAGCGAATGCACGGGCGATGACGATCAACGCTGCCACTCCCGCGCTGATGGCGCAGGCCTACCTTGCCCATGCGAGGAGCCGCAAAGGTCGGCGCGTGGTGCAGGTGACGGACCAGAAGCTGGCCAACCTCAATCCCGATTTCTTCAGCTACACCATGAGCAAGGCCGCTGCCGAGGTGGCCGCGCGGATGCTGGGTATGGCATGCGCGGGTGAGGACAGGGTGTATACGCTGGCTCCCGGCGCCATCCTGCCCAGTCATGACCAGACCGAGGACGAGGCGGAGCGCTCACACCGGCTGAACCTGCTCCAGCGTCGCACAAACGTAACGGAAATTGCAGAAGCTGCCCTGTTCCTGGCGGAGGGACCGCTGGCCTCGGGGCAATCGGTGTTCGTCGATTCCGGCCAGCACTTGCTGCGTCAAGACCGCGATGTGATCTATCTCGAACGTGGGGGAAGCTCCGGATGA
- a CDS encoding PQQ-dependent sugar dehydrogenase has translation MIRKAMIACTAVLLFASGCATAQDAPAPQITPPPGPPPFQSAALGEGPWDYETAQASIHAEVLVRGLERPWGMVFLPEGGMLVTERVGRLRHIDAAGNLDPDPITGLPAMYTVGIAGLKGIALHPRFASNRLVYMAYSKIDPNDPSVSTLAVMRGRWEAGSHELTQVEDIFVANTWYGAMPLPERCCGQGPAFGSYGGRILFDADGYLFVSSGDRNWGERVQDPANQYGKIFRLNDDGSVPPGNPWVGREGHEPRTWSTGHRNPLGLTINPFTGELWESEFGPRGGDEVNRILRGGNYGWMSVTQGQHYNNEPAAGVRDVAGIIDPVLVFGPPSFNPGNLAFYAGEAFPDWNRDLLLASFTQGVLRYETDAMGSPVGEPEVLLRELGQRWRDVQVGPDGALYLLTDQVDGALVRVTPRG, from the coding sequence ATGATACGCAAGGCGATGATCGCTTGCACGGCTGTTCTTTTGTTCGCGAGTGGTTGCGCTACCGCGCAGGATGCGCCCGCACCGCAGATCACTCCGCCGCCCGGTCCGCCGCCTTTCCAGAGTGCTGCGCTTGGTGAAGGGCCGTGGGACTACGAGACAGCGCAAGCGTCGATCCACGCCGAAGTGCTGGTGCGCGGGTTGGAGCGGCCTTGGGGCATGGTGTTCCTGCCCGAAGGCGGGATGCTGGTGACCGAACGGGTCGGACGGCTGCGCCATATCGATGCAGCAGGCAATCTCGATCCCGATCCGATTACCGGACTGCCCGCCATGTACACGGTGGGAATTGCCGGACTGAAGGGCATTGCCCTGCATCCCCGATTCGCCAGCAACCGGCTGGTCTACATGGCCTATTCCAAGATCGATCCTAACGATCCGAGCGTCTCCACACTGGCAGTGATGCGCGGGCGATGGGAGGCTGGGTCGCACGAACTGACGCAGGTGGAAGACATCTTCGTCGCCAATACCTGGTACGGGGCGATGCCGCTGCCGGAACGCTGCTGCGGACAGGGACCGGCCTTCGGTTCCTACGGCGGGCGTATCCTGTTCGATGCCGATGGCTACCTGTTCGTTTCCAGCGGCGATCGCAACTGGGGCGAACGGGTGCAGGACCCGGCGAACCAGTATGGCAAGATTTTCCGGCTGAACGACGATGGCTCGGTTCCACCCGGCAACCCGTGGGTAGGACGCGAGGGGCATGAGCCGCGCACCTGGTCCACCGGCCATCGCAACCCGCTGGGCCTGACGATCAATCCCTTCACCGGAGAGCTTTGGGAAAGCGAATTCGGCCCGCGCGGCGGGGACGAAGTCAACCGCATCCTCCGCGGCGGCAATTACGGCTGGATGAGCGTGACGCAGGGCCAGCATTACAACAACGAACCCGCCGCAGGCGTGCGCGACGTGGCGGGCATAATCGATCCGGTTCTGGTGTTCGGCCCGCCGAGCTTCAATCCTGGCAATCTTGCCTTTTACGCGGGCGAGGCCTTCCCCGACTGGAACCGCGACCTCTTGCTCGCCAGCTTCACCCAGGGAGTGCTGCGCTACGAAACCGATGCCATGGGCAGTCCGGTGGGCGAGCCGGAAGTGCTGCTGCGCGAACTCGGCCAGCGCTGGCGAGATGTGCAGGTGGGACCAGACGGGGCGCTCTACCTGCTGACCGACCAGGTGGACGGCGCTCTGGTGCGCGTCACACCGCGCGGTTAA
- a CDS encoding septal ring lytic transglycosylase RlpA family protein, whose amino-acid sequence MDGKTNFKATRHARTFPRVLGGLAALALFSATGAGFAQQDQRAELAPTTASPAAAGPVFVPSEQAQFEEAFAAFETAPEPALSAGAVDITTIEPAQSEGTSLGSGIASYYANHFNGRRTASGETFSNAEMTAAHRTLPFGSLVRVTNPRTGASVVVRINDRGPFTRGRTIDLSRAAAETVGLVRAGHGSVELELLDS is encoded by the coding sequence ATGGACGGCAAGACCAATTTCAAGGCCACGCGCCACGCCCGCACTTTTCCGCGGGTGCTCGGCGGACTGGCCGCACTCGCGCTTTTTTCCGCTACCGGCGCGGGCTTTGCCCAGCAGGACCAGCGCGCGGAACTCGCCCCCACCACCGCCTCTCCCGCAGCGGCCGGGCCGGTGTTCGTGCCCAGTGAGCAGGCGCAGTTCGAAGAAGCCTTCGCCGCGTTCGAAACTGCCCCCGAACCCGCGCTCTCCGCCGGAGCGGTGGACATCACCACGATCGAACCGGCCCAGTCGGAAGGCACATCGCTCGGCAGCGGGATCGCTTCCTACTATGCCAACCACTTCAACGGCCGCCGCACCGCCAGCGGGGAGACCTTCTCCAACGCGGAGATGACCGCCGCGCACCGCACCCTGCCCTTCGGCAGCCTTGTGCGGGTGACCAATCCGCGCACCGGCGCATCGGTTGTCGTCCGCATCAACGATCGCGGGCCGTTCACGCGGGGCCGCACCATCGATCTCAGCCGCGCCGCTGCCGAGACGGTCGGCCTGGTCCGCGCCGGGCACGGCTCGGTCGAGCTGGAGCTGCTCGACTCCTAA
- a CDS encoding argininosuccinate synthase has translation MSDVKRVVLAYSGGLDTSVIAKWLMTERGLEVVTFTADLGQGEEIEPAREKARRMGIPDEHIFIEDLREEFVRDFVFPMMRANARYEGDYLLGTSIARPLISKRLVEIARETGADAIAHGATGKGNDQVRFELSAYALAPDIKVIAPWREWDLTSRTALIAWAEQHQIQVPKDKRGESPFSTDANLLHTSSEGKVLEDPWEEVPDYVYSRTEHPESAPDTPEYITIDFERGDGVALNGEALSPAALLTALNELGRRHGIGRLDLVENRFVGMKSRGMYETPGGEIYARAHRGIEQITLDRGAAHLKDELMPKYAELIYNGFWFSPEREMLQAAIDLSQAKVSGTVRLKLYKGQASVVGRKSSNSLYSEAHVTFEDDAGAYDQADAGGFIKLNALRLRLLAQRDRR, from the coding sequence ATGTCTGATGTGAAACGGGTCGTCCTCGCCTACTCGGGTGGCCTCGATACCAGTGTAATCGCCAAATGGCTGATGACCGAACGCGGGCTGGAGGTCGTCACCTTCACCGCTGATCTCGGCCAGGGCGAGGAGATCGAGCCCGCGCGGGAGAAGGCGCGGCGCATGGGCATCCCGGATGAGCACATCTTCATTGAGGACCTGCGCGAGGAATTCGTCCGCGATTTCGTCTTCCCGATGATGCGCGCGAATGCCCGCTATGAAGGCGATTACCTGCTCGGCACTTCCATCGCCCGCCCGCTGATCTCCAAGAGACTGGTCGAGATCGCCCGCGAGACCGGTGCCGATGCGATTGCGCATGGCGCGACCGGCAAGGGCAACGATCAGGTGCGGTTCGAGCTTTCCGCCTATGCCCTCGCCCCCGATATCAAGGTGATCGCCCCGTGGCGCGAGTGGGACCTGACCAGCCGCACCGCGCTGATCGCCTGGGCGGAGCAGCACCAAATCCAGGTGCCGAAGGACAAGCGCGGCGAAAGCCCGTTCTCCACTGATGCCAACCTGCTGCACACCTCCTCCGAGGGCAAGGTTCTCGAAGATCCGTGGGAAGAAGTGCCCGACTACGTCTATTCGCGCACCGAGCATCCCGAAAGCGCGCCTGACACTCCCGAATATATCACCATCGATTTCGAACGCGGCGACGGGGTGGCACTGAATGGCGAAGCGCTGAGCCCCGCCGCGCTGCTCACCGCGCTCAACGAGCTGGGCCGCCGCCACGGGATCGGGCGGCTCGATCTGGTCGAGAACCGCTTCGTCGGCATGAAGTCGCGCGGGATGTACGAAACCCCCGGGGGCGAGATCTACGCCCGCGCGCATCGCGGGATCGAGCAGATCACGCTGGATCGCGGCGCGGCGCATCTCAAGGACGAGCTGATGCCGAAATATGCCGAGCTGATCTACAATGGCTTCTGGTTCAGCCCCGAACGCGAGATGCTACAGGCGGCGATCGACCTGTCGCAGGCCAAGGTGAGCGGCACGGTGCGGCTGAAGCTGTACAAGGGCCAGGCCAGCGTGGTGGGGCGCAAGTCTTCAAACTCGCTCTATTCGGAAGCGCACGTCACCTTCGAGGATGACGCGGGTGCTTACGACCAGGCCGATGCGGGCGGCTTCATCAAATTGAACGCCCTGCGGCTGCGGTTGCTGGCTCAGCGGGACCGCCGCTAG
- a CDS encoding CHRD domain-containing protein, producing the protein MAATWEESGRVTMTQWDAIARRVAVCVRVFGGVFGGVLAIGLAGGAAAQDSALLSANLYGQSVAGGEGDEDASADWNAEVFTGSGTGAEAGGARLCYYLDLNDLDDASGVALYRGGEGDAGVEVLPLQLPGPDGDEVCVTADAAVLGEVVADPPEFYIQIASRRFPAGAVRGQLSD; encoded by the coding sequence GTGGCCGCCACTTGGGAAGAGAGTGGGAGAGTGACGATGACGCAGTGGGATGCGATCGCGCGCCGGGTTGCGGTTTGCGTGCGGGTGTTCGGGGGAGTCTTCGGGGGTGTCCTGGCCATAGGCCTGGCGGGCGGAGCGGCGGCACAGGACAGCGCGCTGCTGAGCGCCAACCTCTACGGCCAGTCCGTGGCGGGCGGCGAGGGGGACGAGGACGCCTCCGCCGACTGGAACGCCGAGGTGTTTACGGGTTCTGGCACCGGGGCCGAAGCAGGGGGCGCGCGGCTGTGCTACTACCTCGACCTGAACGACCTGGACGACGCCAGCGGCGTGGCGCTCTATCGCGGCGGGGAGGGTGATGCGGGGGTGGAAGTGCTGCCGCTGCAACTGCCCGGTCCGGATGGGGACGAGGTCTGCGTGACTGCCGATGCGGCGGTGCTGGGCGAAGTGGTGGCCGATCCGCCGGAGTTCTACATCCAGATCGCCAGCCGCCGCTTCCCCGCTGGTGCGGTGCGCGGCCAGTTGAGCGATTAG
- a CDS encoding DUF1801 domain-containing protein, which yields MSEAKTRPTSETVEQFIAAVDHPGKRADAEVLDALFRNVTGEEPQIWGPSMIGYGSYHYKYDSGLEGDFFRTGFSPRKAKHSIYLTGGYCDEQTGQKNAELLARLGKHSTGKSCLYINKLADVDLGVLEELVRLNWDAMNRLYPSA from the coding sequence ATGAGCGAAGCCAAGACCAGGCCCACATCAGAGACGGTGGAGCAATTCATTGCGGCGGTAGACCACCCCGGCAAACGCGCCGATGCGGAAGTGCTCGATGCCCTGTTCCGCAATGTTACGGGGGAGGAGCCGCAGATCTGGGGGCCGTCCATGATTGGTTACGGCAGCTATCACTACAAGTACGACAGCGGTCTCGAAGGTGACTTTTTCCGAACCGGCTTCAGCCCGCGCAAGGCCAAGCACTCGATCTATCTGACGGGTGGGTATTGTGACGAGCAGACGGGCCAGAAGAACGCCGAATTGCTGGCGCGGCTGGGCAAGCATTCGACGGGCAAAAGCTGTCTCTACATCAACAAACTGGCCGACGTGGATTTGGGCGTGCTGGAGGAACTGGTGCGGCTGAACTGGGACGCGATGAACAGGCTTTATCCATCCGCGTGA
- a CDS encoding molybdopterin-binding protein, whose product MKRRNFLVAGAAAFLAGCTKIGDTPWFEKLVDGVEGWHRGLHRALGIGRIPMAPEYARSDISPFFRGNGNQTVDTDAYRASEAEGFANWRLSVGGLVDNPLDLSLDDLRALPQRTQITRHDCVEGWSAIGEWTGPQLSSILEAARVQPQARFVIFRCADSFAQGAYYESCDLDDALHPQTIVAHQLNGEPLPVINGAPLRLRLERQLGYKHAKYLTGIELVARLDEIGEGKGGYWEDHHGYQWYAGI is encoded by the coding sequence ATGAAGCGGCGCAATTTCCTCGTCGCGGGGGCAGCGGCCTTCCTCGCGGGGTGCACCAAGATTGGTGACACCCCTTGGTTCGAGAAGCTGGTCGATGGGGTGGAGGGCTGGCATCGCGGCCTGCACCGCGCGCTCGGCATCGGGCGCATCCCAATGGCCCCCGAATATGCCCGAAGCGACATCTCGCCGTTCTTTCGCGGCAACGGCAACCAGACGGTGGATACCGATGCCTATCGTGCATCAGAGGCGGAGGGGTTCGCCAATTGGCGGCTGTCGGTCGGCGGGCTGGTGGACAATCCGCTGGACCTGAGCTTGGACGACCTTCGCGCCCTCCCCCAGCGCACCCAGATCACCCGCCACGACTGCGTCGAAGGGTGGAGCGCAATCGGCGAATGGACCGGGCCGCAGCTATCCAGCATTCTCGAGGCGGCGCGGGTGCAGCCCCAAGCACGCTTCGTGATATTCCGTTGCGCCGACAGTTTCGCGCAAGGAGCCTACTACGAAAGCTGCGATCTCGACGACGCGCTGCATCCGCAAACCATCGTCGCGCACCAGCTCAACGGCGAGCCGCTGCCGGTCATCAACGGAGCGCCGCTACGGCTGCGACTGGAACGGCAGCTTGGCTACAAACATGCGAAGTATCTCACCGGGATCGAACTGGTGGCCAGACTCGACGAAATCGGTGAAGGCAAGGGCGGCTATTGGGAAGATCACCATGGCTACCAATGGTATGCCGGGATCTGA